From one Nycticebus coucang isolate mNycCou1 chromosome 14, mNycCou1.pri, whole genome shotgun sequence genomic stretch:
- the ESRRA gene encoding steroid hormone receptor ERR1 isoform X1 translates to MSSQVVGIEPLYIKAEPASPDSPKGSSETETEPSVALAPGPAPTHCHPGHKEEDDGEGAGPGEQGGGKLVLSSLPKRLCLVCGDVASGYHYGVASCEACKAFFKRTIQGSIEYSCPASNECEITKRRRKACQACRFTKCLRVGMLKEGVRLDRVRGGRQKYKRRPEVDPLPFPGSFPAGPLAVAGGPRKTAPVNALVSHLLVVEPEKLYAMPDPAGPDGHLPAVATLCDLFDREIVVTISWAKSIPGFSSLSLSDQMSVLQSVWMEVLVLGVAQRSLPLQDELAFAEDLVLDEEGARAAGLGELGAALLQLVRRLQALRLEREEYVLLKALALANSDSVHIEDAEAVEQLREALHEALLEYEAGRAGPGGGAERRRAGRLLLTLPLLRQTAGKVLAHFYGVKLEGKVPMHKLFLEMLEAMMD, encoded by the exons ATGTCCAGCCAGGTGGTAGGCATTGAGCCTCTTTACATCAAAGCAGAGCCAGCCAGCCCTGACAGTCCAAAGGGTTCCTCAGAGACAGAGACTGAGCCTTCTGTGGCCCTGGCCCCTGGTCCAGCTCCCACTCACTGCCACCCAGGCCACAAGGAAGAGGATGATGGGGAAGGGGCTGGGCCTGGTGAGCAGGGTGGTGGGAAGCTGGTGCTCAGCTCCCTGCCCAAACGGCTCTGCCTGGTCTGTGGGGATGTGGCTTCCGGCTACCACTATGGTGTGGCATCCTGCGAGGCTTGCAAAGCCTTCTTCAAGAGGACCATCCAGG GGAGCATTGAGTACAGCTGTCCGGCCTCCAACGAGTGTGAGATCACCAAGCGGAGACGCAAGGCCTGCCAGGCCTGCCGCTTCACCAAGTGCCTGCGGGTGGGCATGCTCAAGGAGG GGGTACGCCTGGACCGCGTCCGGGGTGGGCGGCAGAAGTACAAGCGGCGGCCAGAAGTGGACCCACTACCCTTCCCAGGCTCCTTCCCTGCTGGGCCCTTGGCAGTAGCTGGAGGCCCCCGAAAGACAG CCCCGGTGAATGCACTGGTGTCTCACCTGCTGGTGGTTGAGCCTGAAAAGCTATATGCCATGCCTGACCCAGCCGGCCCTGATGGACATCTCCCAGCTGTGGCTACCCTCTGTGACCTCTTTGACCGAGAGATAGTGGTTACTATCAGCTGGGCCAAGAGCATCCCAG GCTTCTCATCGCTGTCGCTGTCTGACCAAATGTCAGTACTGCAGAGTGTATGGATGGAGGTACTGGTGCTGGGTGTGGCCCAGCGTTCACTGCCACTGCAGGATGAGCTGGCCTTTGCTGAGGACCTGGTCCTGGATGAAGAGGGGGCACGGGCAGCTGGCTTGGGGGAACTCGGGGCTGCCCTTCTGCAACTGGTGCGGCGACTGCAGGCCCTACGGCTGGAACGAGAGGAGTACGTCCTTCTGAAGGCCCTGGCCCTTGCCAATTCGG ACTCTGTGCACATCGAAGATGCTGAGGCTGTGGAGCAGCTGCGAGAAGCCCTACATGAGGCCCTGCTGGAGTATGAAGCTGGCCGGGCCGGCCCTGGAGGGGGTGCTGAGCGGCGGCGGGCAGGAAGGCTGCTGCTCACACTACCCCTCCTTCGCCAGACAGCAGGCAAAGTGCTGGCCCATTTCTACGGTGTGAAGCTGGAGGGCAAGGTGCCCATGCACAAGCTGTTCTTAGAGATGCTTGAGGCCATGATGGACTGA
- the TRMT112 gene encoding multifunctional methyltransferase subunit TRM112-like protein has protein sequence MKLLTHNLLSSHVRGVGPRGFPLRLQATEVRINPVEFNPEFVARMIPKVEWAALLEAADTLHLVEVPKEPIEGYEHDEKFLRKMHHVLLEVDVLEGTLQCPESGRLFPITRGIPNMLLNDEETEN, from the exons ATGAAACTGCTCACCCACAATCTGCTGAGCTCGCATGTGCGGGGGGTGGGGCCCCGTGGCTTCCCCCTGCGCCTCCAG GCCACCGAGGTCCGCATCAACCCCGTGGAGTTCAACCCTGAGTTCGTGGCGCGTATGATACCCAAGGTGGAGTGGGCGGCGCTCCTGGAGGCGGCGGATACC TTGCACCTGGTCGAGGTGCCCAAAGAGCCGATTGAGGGATATGAGCATGATGAGAAATTTCTGAGGAAAATGCACCACGTCCTGTTGGAG GTGGATGTGTTGGAGGGCACCCTGCAATGCCCAGAGTCTGGACGTCTGTTCCCCATCACCCGTGGAATCCCCAACATGCTGCTGAATGATGAGGAAACCGAGAATTGA
- the ESRRA gene encoding steroid hormone receptor ERR1 isoform X2 — protein MSSQVVGIEPLYIKAEPASPDSPKGSSETETEPSVALAPGPAPTHCHPGHKEEDDGEGAGPGEQGGGKLVLSSLPKRLCLVCGDVASGYHYGVASCEACKAFFKRTIQGSIEYSCPASNECEITKRRRKACQACRFTKCLRVGMLKEGVRLDRVRGGRQKYKRRPEVDPLPFPGSFPAGPLAVAGGPRKTAPVNALVSHLLVVEPEKLYAMPDPAGPDGHLPAVATLCDLFDREIVVTISWAKSIPGFSSLSLSDQMSVLQSVWMEVLVLGVAQRSLPLQDELAFAEDLVLDEEGARAAGLGELGAALLQLVRRLQALRLEREELCAHRRC, from the exons ATGTCCAGCCAGGTGGTAGGCATTGAGCCTCTTTACATCAAAGCAGAGCCAGCCAGCCCTGACAGTCCAAAGGGTTCCTCAGAGACAGAGACTGAGCCTTCTGTGGCCCTGGCCCCTGGTCCAGCTCCCACTCACTGCCACCCAGGCCACAAGGAAGAGGATGATGGGGAAGGGGCTGGGCCTGGTGAGCAGGGTGGTGGGAAGCTGGTGCTCAGCTCCCTGCCCAAACGGCTCTGCCTGGTCTGTGGGGATGTGGCTTCCGGCTACCACTATGGTGTGGCATCCTGCGAGGCTTGCAAAGCCTTCTTCAAGAGGACCATCCAGG GGAGCATTGAGTACAGCTGTCCGGCCTCCAACGAGTGTGAGATCACCAAGCGGAGACGCAAGGCCTGCCAGGCCTGCCGCTTCACCAAGTGCCTGCGGGTGGGCATGCTCAAGGAGG GGGTACGCCTGGACCGCGTCCGGGGTGGGCGGCAGAAGTACAAGCGGCGGCCAGAAGTGGACCCACTACCCTTCCCAGGCTCCTTCCCTGCTGGGCCCTTGGCAGTAGCTGGAGGCCCCCGAAAGACAG CCCCGGTGAATGCACTGGTGTCTCACCTGCTGGTGGTTGAGCCTGAAAAGCTATATGCCATGCCTGACCCAGCCGGCCCTGATGGACATCTCCCAGCTGTGGCTACCCTCTGTGACCTCTTTGACCGAGAGATAGTGGTTACTATCAGCTGGGCCAAGAGCATCCCAG GCTTCTCATCGCTGTCGCTGTCTGACCAAATGTCAGTACTGCAGAGTGTATGGATGGAGGTACTGGTGCTGGGTGTGGCCCAGCGTTCACTGCCACTGCAGGATGAGCTGGCCTTTGCTGAGGACCTGGTCCTGGATGAAGAGGGGGCACGGGCAGCTGGCTTGGGGGAACTCGGGGCTGCCCTTCTGCAACTGGTGCGGCGACTGCAGGCCCTACGGCTGGAACGAGAGGA ACTCTGTGCACATCGAAGATGCTGA
- the CATSPERZ gene encoding cation channel sperm-associated auxiliary subunit zeta gives METASVEGRTMEDKPSKVFPESSDHRGSGNVNPNDIRNLWTTATLSEPELNMPLSEVCENFDEETSSADKSRWYSQNGHWEDDEEDKVVSKPEILDEEAWVEVELDQVSTMEPQVGETREAEDSKIQTEKSSSMLSVETVRHTPHRAYWVEQQNRLPLPLIELMENEALEILTKALGSYRSRIGKEHFLTKELQRYIEGIKKRRNLRQNVTIN, from the exons ATGGAGACTGCGTCGGTTGAGGGCAGAACTATGGAGGATAAGcctagcaaa GTGTTTCCCGAGTCTTCGGACCACCGTGGCTCAGGCAATGTGAACCCGAACGACATTCGTAATCTGTGGACCACTGCCACACTGTCGGAGCCAGAGCTGAACATGCCGCTGTCGGAGGTCTGCGAGAACTTCGACGAAGAGACCAGCAGCGCGGACAAGAGCCGGTGGTACAGCCAAAACGGCCACTGGGAGGATGATGAAGAGGACAAGGTCGTGAGCAAGCCAGAGATTCTGGACGAGGAAgcctgggtggaggtggaactGGACCAAGTCAGCACCATGGAGCCCCAAGTAGGGGAGACGCGAGAGGCAGAAGATTCCAAGATTCAGACAG AAAAGTCTTCCTCAATGTTATCAGTTGAGACCGTGAGGCACACACCCCATCGAGCCTACTGGGTAGAGCAGCAGAACAGG CTGCCGCTGCCCTTGATAGAGCTCATGGAGAATGAAGCTCTGGAAATCCTCACCAAAGCTCTCGGAA GTTACCGGTCAAGAATCGGAAAGGAGCATTTCCTGACAAAGGAGTTGCAGCGATACATCGAGGGGATCAAAAAACGCCGAAACTTAAGGCAGAATGTCACAATAAACTAA
- the PRDX5 gene encoding peroxiredoxin-5, mitochondrial isoform X2 — translation MAPIKVGDAVPSVEVFEGEPGNKVNLAELFKGKKGVLFGVPGAFTPGCSKTHLPGFVEQAEALKAKGVQVVACLSVNDVFVAAEWGRAHKTEGKVRLLADPTGAFGKETDLLLDDSLVSLFGNRRLKRFSMVIEDGVVKTLNVEPDGTGLTCSLAPNLMSQL, via the exons ATGGCTCCGATCAAG GTAGGAGATGCTGTCCCCTCTGTGGAGGTGTTTGAAGGTGAGCCTGGAAACAAGGTGAACCTGGCAGAGTTGTTCAAGGGCAAGAAGGGTGTGCTGTTTGGAGTTCCTGGGGCCTTTACTCCTGGCTGTTCCAAG ACCCACCTGCCAGGGTTTGTGGAGCAGGCTGAGGCTCTGAAGGCCAAGGGGGTCCAGGTGGTGGCATGTCTGAGTGTTAATGATGTCTTCGTAGCTGCTGAGTGGGGACGAGCTCACAAGACAGAAGGCAAG gTTAGGCTTCTGGCTGACCCCACTGGCGCCTTTGGGAAG GAAACAGATTTATTACTAGATGATTCATTGGTGTCCCTCTTTGGGAATCGACGGCTTAAGAG GTTCTCCATGGTGATAGAAGATGGTGTAGTAAAGACCCTCAACGTGGAACCCGATGGCACAGGACTCACCTGCAGCTTGGCACCTAATCTCATGTCGCAGCTCTGA
- the PRDX5 gene encoding peroxiredoxin-5, mitochondrial isoform X1 has translation MGVSRLCVLRRRTGSVLAGAVATAAAAAGRQQQKGAEGWVPGRAHRFSSAAAAMAPIKVGDAVPSVEVFEGEPGNKVNLAELFKGKKGVLFGVPGAFTPGCSKTHLPGFVEQAEALKAKGVQVVACLSVNDVFVAAEWGRAHKTEGKVRLLADPTGAFGKETDLLLDDSLVSLFGNRRLKRFSMVIEDGVVKTLNVEPDGTGLTCSLAPNLMSQL, from the exons ATGGGAGTGAGCCGGCTCTGCGTTTTGAGACGCCGAACTGGCTCTGTACTCGCTGGTGCTGTAGCGACAGCAGCAGCGGCGGCAGGAAGACAGCAGCAGAAAGGAGCAGAAGGGTGGGTGCCTGGCAGGGCCCACAGGTTCAGCAGCGCCGCCGCAGCCATGGCTCCGATCAAG GTAGGAGATGCTGTCCCCTCTGTGGAGGTGTTTGAAGGTGAGCCTGGAAACAAGGTGAACCTGGCAGAGTTGTTCAAGGGCAAGAAGGGTGTGCTGTTTGGAGTTCCTGGGGCCTTTACTCCTGGCTGTTCCAAG ACCCACCTGCCAGGGTTTGTGGAGCAGGCTGAGGCTCTGAAGGCCAAGGGGGTCCAGGTGGTGGCATGTCTGAGTGTTAATGATGTCTTCGTAGCTGCTGAGTGGGGACGAGCTCACAAGACAGAAGGCAAG gTTAGGCTTCTGGCTGACCCCACTGGCGCCTTTGGGAAG GAAACAGATTTATTACTAGATGATTCATTGGTGTCCCTCTTTGGGAATCGACGGCTTAAGAG GTTCTCCATGGTGATAGAAGATGGTGTAGTAAAGACCCTCAACGTGGAACCCGATGGCACAGGACTCACCTGCAGCTTGGCACCTAATCTCATGTCGCAGCTCTGA